The window CCAGCTGCAACATCTACCACAATTTTTGTTTCAGGATGTAGCCCTTCTATAAAAGTGTGAACTAACACTTCGTTTGTCTAATTGTGATGGGGATAGTCTCTGAGCAGCCCTTCGAACCTCTCACAAGCTGATTATAAAGACTCCCCCACTTTCTATTTGAAGGCAACTATTTCACTTATGATCTTTGTAGTTTTGCCTGAAGGGAAGAACCTTGCCAAAAGTTTCCTGCTAGATCATTCCATGATGTAATAGAATTAGCCGGGTCTACTTTCATCCATCGCTTTGCTTCGCCCAACAAAGAGAACGGGAAATGTGTGAGCCTCATATCGTTTGGAGTGAATCCATTAGTGATATAAGTATCACTGATCTCCAAGACATTTAGGCTATGCTATTGTGGATCCTCGTGTGGAAGGCCCATAAACTGCTCATTTGCATGTAGTAGCTGGATCATGCTCTGTTTTAGCTCAAAATGCCCAGTTGATTATGTGATTCACAATGTTGGAGGTGACATTAGCAATGTTGGGCATCTCCACCTCCTGAACAACCATATGTTCTCCTCTGCCATGTTCATAGGAAAttgaacaagtgcctgaagattATTTGTGtcccttgcttccctcaaccTCCTACGAAATGTTCTCTCAGGTTCGGGGTCAAAGTCTTGAAGTTTATCCTGGCTTCTGACCCTGCGCATTCAATCAAAGTTCCCGATATTAGAGCAACAATCAAGTAACATTAGACTTGACGAAATAAACAATGAAAGCAAAAACTAGAAAGTAGTCAATATTCAAGTCCCGGCATCGGCGCCAAAAACTTATTGCTCCCTaacgcacacacaagtatacatggtcgcacaagtaataaaatgataagttgAGTGTCGAACCCATAGAAACTTGTATCAACTACCCACTAAATTCACTAAGATTGCTATTTATTCGAGCAAATTCGAGTTCAAGAGTGTAATTATACTACACAATAATTCTAAgtagtaactaaattatcaagcagtaaaatgATTATTGTGTATTtagtagagacaaatattccagggttgtgatcaaTTTACCAATCCTATTGTGTCCTAGTTAACTCtacctttcatacaattcaccCATGGTTGCTAAATAATTGAACAATTGCTCTCATAGCCTCTCCCAAAATACTACTCACctatagattaacgcctatattcctctaaaatcaatctattaagaatgcattaaaattacgatatttaattaaacATTGTGAATAGGTATATTCCTATCATAACCACAAATCCAACCTCCTCCCAGATTTAAGAtcgtgctctcttcaattcttctctaatcaaaatatggctttcccaagcataacatagatagtaaatagaacctaactgctggtcagacaattaagcaatttatcacagaattgaagaaacaatcatatattagtgaattataatcaaggttaagtcaaattcaatcaacaatattcatggctaaatcacaacccagaactatgggttttagccactcataatAGTATCAAAAAAATTTATAAGtgttggataattgaaaatactaagaacCGATGAAGAAATCTGAGATATCCTTGCTCCCAAATGCTCTCGTGTGTCCCTAGGTCTAAAGTATGTAAAAAGTCTCAACAATACCATTTTTAcatatatttataccaagtagggtcggaccTAGACGAAAATCCTTTTCCTACGCGAAATAGGATTAGGActttgtaaaaattgcacaggcgcaCTGCATGCGGAGATGCGCCATACGGTGTGGTAGTGGACTTTATCAGAGAGCATGCAAAATTGGCAACAACAGAAAATAGGCAGCCACGACGCGCCACGTGCTGCCCATGCGCCGCGGCTGTGGTGGATTCTTAGAGTGAACTTTTTCCTTGGTTTTTGACATCCGGATGTGGTTACCGttccccgaacgcgatcccggcttaataccttgggcttttactcagacttcaaagctacAAATAGCTCGATTTCATTTCGTAACATATATATAGCTTGGAattactcctacaaggcataaaatacgtaATGCAAAATACTACCGATTAAAGCTCATACTCAATTAAAGTGCGATAAATTAtagtgcaataagtgactaaaatacgtaattatagcctatcatcaagtATGATACATATCTTCTATATAAGTCTACATGTGCACACGAGACTTGATCAtatatgcatatcttctctatatactGGGTTGTTAACTCATGCAGGACTTGACACACTATCTCTTTGTGCACCGATgtgatttttatgtattttttatgaTTAGATGGTACCATTGCTGTGTACCTGCGAAATTCATGAACTGAATAGGTTATTAGTAAGTATCATTAGTCCACTATTATGCCActgaggttagttatgatacttgttgagtatatggggtcgctTGTACTTATATTATACTCTGTACCGTGTTTGCTATGAGCTGCCGAGAGACGAGGTAGAGTTGCATTCAGAATACAGTCATTAACGTCCCTTTCCATTTTAGTTACTGTTATTATTATTCAGACAATATtttcattttgtattttcagAATTGTGCTTCtgttgtagagcttatgactctgtatTGCCAGTTCCGAAATTTTTTTTGTATTGACGCAATTTATTTATGACATTTGACTTTAGATTTGTATTATTTTCGTTAATTCCATTATCTTGTTCGCCTTTTCTTATgcctggcttgcctagcaagtaagtTTGGCGCCATCACGCCCGGATGATGGTTTTTGGGTCATGGCAATAATAAAGATTAATATGGtcttgttaattaatgttaaaagatgaATTTCTTAGTATGTGTGAAAACAATTAAAAATCGTTAAAGTAGACCAGAGGGAATATATGTTATATTGGAATTCATGCAGATTTAGCGAGAAGTAGGAGACAATGAAGGAAGTTAATTTATATAAGTGATACCAATTAATTGAACATATATTCTAGTCATGCGAGTATTTTTGCTTTAGATCATATACTTTCTAGGAGTCTTATGCCATACTAGAGATTTTTATAACAATAGAAAATATAGAGACCTACTAAtatgttttatatttattttgtataatgcTCATTTGAGAAGAATTTTAATTGGAGAAATATAGCCCGTGAAAATTTATATAGCCGACTCTAATTTATTTGAGACCCAATTTATTTGAGATTGAGGCacgattgttgttattgttatttttgtaACACACAAACACATGATAAACATGCAAAGTGATACTCCCTTAGTCCCAATTTATATGGCAATATTTGATTATGCAAaaaacttaataaaataataaaaacttttgaaacttgcgGTAAAAAATAAGCCATAAAAATAATGTGGCTATGAATCATCGTAGCAAGCATAACATGAGAAGTTTAAAGTTAGATTATTTTTAAATATGGAagtatgattttttttaataaattgaaaagaaaagtaTGACACATAAATTGGGGTGGAAAGATTAAAATTTAAAGTTtggtatttttgagaaaattaattTGGACAATTGACTTAATAGTCAGAtatactcaaaaaaaaaaaaatctacttAAACCACACAACATATATTGGCATTATTAGAAAATAACATCTATTAAACCAAAACATAATTTAAGAACTTTATgacttcaaaaacaaaaaaaagaaattgtGATGTtcttattaaaaaattaaattctaaccatacaaagggaagaagaagaagaaaagcaaaGTGTTTagacaatttcttttacaaaatctGTTTCATcgttttcaaaattctttttacccaaataCTATTTGTGTTTGCAGAAACTAAACAGTACCTCTGGAGTAGTTTCTCAATTTTTCGGAACTTTTTTCTCTAATGTGTTTTATTAATTCATTTGTTTTCCAAAAACTATTCAAAGGTCCGTTTGGATACTGTCAAAACATATGGGATTTATTTGTACTTTAGCCTGGGAAAGAATGTAACGAGGAATTTATGCGTCATTTCCAGTTGACATTGCTACTTgtcagagaaaaaaaaaacagcatTTTAAGTGACTGTACCCATAAATACTTGTACCGCAACTATTCATCATTTATGCTTCCACCTACATCCTGCAATACATCTCGGAATGTGCACTTACTGTTGAAGAAGCAGGCAGCAGCTTGAATGGCGAGTACTCCATTGTCGATAATGCTGAAAATTCTCACACACCGTCGTGACTCAAACTCACCACaatccttcttctttttcatacCCACAGCCTTAGCTCTCGTCACCTCTCTCTTAATTCTCTTCTACATTTCCTTCATTTCCAAATTCTTCACTCATTCCCACCAAACCCATCTCACATTCACTCGTTCTTCTGATTTTTCATCCTTTAACTCCACCTCCCATAAACCGGTCAACATTTCATTTCTTGGCTCTATGCAAAGTTTTGGTACTGGGGGAATTGGAAATGTTCAGAGCCAGAGGCATATGGAATTGAATGGTAAGATAAGAAAAGAATTTAAAATCGTTGACTTCGTAAAATTTTACTATTAGTTAATTCCTCAGCCCCAATTTTATGTGATGTAATTTACTTTACAGTCTGTCCCAAAAAGAGTAATTTTTCCTTCTAAAAAAGATTACTTCTACATTTAGAAACAATTTGACTTTCAACTTCTTATTTTATAATGATATATATTTTTTGACACACAAATACCTgtgaaaaaaaatcttttatttaCTTATTAAACTGGTGCCCAGTCAAACAACATTACATAAAAtggaaaaatgttttttttttcttttgctaaaacagaaatattattaaaagctaagaaagACAGGTAGTATAGTTTGTACATAAGGGGACTGCTCTTCTTATACAAATGTTTGAACAGCCATTATTGAAATCAAGTAAAACATAATGCGGAGGTTCTTCGTAATGTAGTGGATGACAACGGTGTTGGCCAGTACAAGGAGCTAAGGTCATGCCATGTTTTGTCAGGAGATCCGCTACATCGTTTGCTTCGCGATATATATGCTTAAGTTCCGGCTGTCGCAGCTGTGTCATCAATAACCTAGGGATCTGTTTCTATCTGTAGTGGGTAGAAGTGAAAGTCCTGAGCAATTTGCAATCCTATCAACAAAGCATGTAGTTCTGCTTCAAGTGCGGATGAGCAAATGAGGTGAGTAGAGAAACCTCGGATCCATCGACATTGGTGGTCTCGAAACACTCCCGCAGCACCCGCAGCTTTGGTGGTGGAGTTAAAGGCACCATCAATATTTAATTTAAGGAAATGTGGCATGGGTGGGTGCCATTTAATATACCGAGCAGTCGAGATGTGAGATAAGGCAGGGGTTGCTGTTAGATAGTGAAATTCTATCACATGGAACAGAGGCAGTGTTGCATAAATTGTGGAAGAGGTTATGGTTGCGAGTAGTCCGAACGTGCCAGAATGAAAGGGACAAGTTGAGCTGTAGGAACTTCAATTCCACGGTAGATGAATGACTGATGGGTGCATGTACACTGATCTTTAAGCTATTCAGAGAAAGATGCTGCGTGCAAGTTAATAGGGAAGAAGTTCCATACAGTATGAGAATTGATGCATTCAAAGAATAAGTGTTGGAGGGATTCAATTTTATTAGGACAGGAATGACAGAAAGGGTGGGGAAGCATATTAATAAAGGAAAGATATGGAGCAGTGGATAGCCGATTAAGACGTAGTAGCCAAAGAAAAGTTTGAATTTTAGGTGGGATATGGAGGGACCAAACCCATTAGACATCAGGTGGATTAGAAGGAAGGTTGCAACGGGTGTTAAGATATAATTGATAAGTGGATTTAGGAGAAAAGGAGCCTATATTGTTCGGAAACCAACAGAAGGCATCTGTGCATGAGGAAGTGGAATTAAATTAAGTATTATGGATGAGAAGTGAGATATCTGCGGGGAGTTCAAAGGAGAGGAAACTAGTATTCCAATTTCCATTATGAAGAAGGTCTAATGTAAGAGATTGTTCAGTATGAGTTAAAGGGCCGGCCGGTTTTCCCTAAACCGATTGGCGAGTTGCATGACCATTTGGGGTTGGCTAGGGTTGTACTGTTCTTTGCCCGAAAAAATATAATACAATATATTATTTTCTATCCTCGAATTAAATTCTAATTGACCAAATGTGAACATGAAAAAGGTAGAAGGGCCAAAAACTGTAGCAGGGAGAGAGGATTTTAGGAAGTGGCTATGTTGTTAGGATGTTTATTCTTTAGCACTTTGCATTGAGAACTTAAAAGAATTGCTGAATTTGCTACACTAAGTTTACTGCTCGAGGTTTTTGATACCAGGGACTGTGTGAAGATTGAGTTTTGTTCTAAAGGATCATATGCTTTATTCATTGAATTAATGCCACATGATGATACTTAAAGGACTTACCTATTTAGAATTAAGAACCTTGTACAGTTCAATGATTTGCTTTCCGAGTTCATCATTTGGGAACCTCGTATGTTCAACGATTTGATTTGATGCTTAAAGAATAATGCTTTATTCTTTGATTTAATGGTACTGGGCACATGATGATGCTTAAAGGACGTAGTTATTTAGAACTGGGAATCTCGTACATTCAACGACATAGGTTTCCAAGTTCATCATTTGGCACGTTAGACGCATTAGAAGCTATTTCAGTTGATTGTTTGATTTATTCAGTGAGTTGGTGATTTGGATCCACCCTTAGTGAATGCTTATAACatctaaagaaggaaaaaaataaatttaaatgaaAGTAAAAGGTTTCAGAGAAATGATGTCCAATTAGTAAATGGACAATGTTTAAGCATATGCATAGAAGGATACGGTAGatgaaatgaaaataaaagatttaACTTTTTGGAGATTTCACTTCATTCTCTTTTGCTTCTTGCTTTTTCACCTCGAAAATGAAGTATGAATATAATAATCTGAATCTTAAGTTTGGCATGCTTACTTTGGAAAGGTATCTAAATAGATGAAACAGGAAAAGTTGCAGAGTCATTATTTTCTCTTAAGGTGCCTTCTATCATCTAAACCTAGTTGTTCTCTcaatttttattcttctttttctttattattctGAGGGGAGTGCAAGAAACTATGGGAAAAATTATTTCTATGTAATATAAAACTTTGGCACCAAACATTTTTGTTTTCGAGGTCTCTGGTGAAAGGTCTTCACATCAATTCCCGGTTTGCAGTTCTAGGTTAATATTTTATACTTTATTAGACCTGGAGTGCAGTCTTTTTCTTACTTTGACATGCTTGAAATTGTTATAAGTAACCCTTCCCAGCTTGGAGGCATGTCGTATGAGTTACTACCACCTTGGGAGTTGGGGTCGCATTAGCTGTTTTCCAGTTTTCCTGTTTGGGACTGAGAAAAGGAGACATTTCAAGATTATCCCACCGTTGGGGTGATTCTGATCTTGTTGTAGCCTGTCGTATTTATGTTGATTAACCACAGGCTGTAGGTTGATATACCAGCTTAATTTTGTTCCAGTTGTCCATTGGTTTTCCTATATTTAGAAGTCATTCATACATGGCTAAACCAGTATCTTCGGCCCAGTGTATCTTTGAACTATGAAATAGATAGTAGTGTAATATAATTGTGGATTCCAGCTATGTCATTTTGGCCTTCTATAAGTTGTAACTCTTTGCCATATCGATAACTGCCGTGGTTATTTTCTGATAAGTATGATTTTTAGTCAGTTTATTATCTGAAGTAACTATGTATGTGAATGCTATATTATTTACTGCAAATTTAATTGCCTGCAGCCCAATAATATTCTGTCCTGATTGGCATTTTGGCAGGGTGTTATAGCCCTGATTACTGTCTTGTCTGAGCTTTGTCCCTTATTTTCTGGATCTAGAAATAGTTGGCTTTTATTTTCAGGAAAGTATGTTAATGACAACGCGGTATTCCATGACAGAGATACCTTTATGAACGACTACAAAGAAATGAATAAGAGCTTGAAGATATATGTTTATCCTCACCAAAAGGCTGATCCCTTTTCCAATGTACTCTTGGCTGTTGATTTTGAGCCAGGCGGAAACTATGCTAGTGAAAGTTACTTCAAGAAAGTTCTTGTGACTAGCCACTTCACAACAAAGGATCCTTCCAGTGCAGATCTTTTCTTTCTACCTTTCTCAATTGCACGATTGCGGCATGATCCACGAGTGGGGATTGATGGTATTAAAGACTTCATAAAAAGCTACATCTTCAATATTAGTCATAAGTACCCTTACTGGAACTACTCCAACGGGGCTGACCATTTCTATGTTGCCTGTCATTCCATTGGTCGTTTTGCCATGGAGAAAGCAATTGATGTTAAGATTAACGCGATCCAAGTTGTGTGTTCTTCAAGTTATTTCGTATCAGCATATATTCCACATAAAGATGCATCCTTGCCCCAGATTTGGCCAAGGCTAGGAAGTGAACCAAATCTTGCACCTTATAAAAGGTCAGTTGAGTCTTTTTGAATTGTATTAGCTTATTTTACTGCATGTATTTCAGAAATCGGACTACTTAGCTGGGGTTAATTTCCAAATTATGACCTGTCTATTGATAAGCACATGGAATCTTACAAGATAATTTTGTTTATCTTCTCGTGTATCTTGGAAAGCTTTTACTGGCATTCATCATATGCCCATCCTTTGGAAAGCTTTTTTTGGCATTCATCATATGCCTTTCTTCTGTGCTCCCATGTGCATATTAAATCGTAATAGATTGTATACCTCATGTGAAACCTGCAAATTGACGTGTCTTGTACGGGAGCCTGTTCATAAAACTTTGAGGTAATCAAATCCATTTGCCAACTAGATGTTTTTATAGGTTTAACCTTTTTAGATTCTTAATTCCAATTCCGTGGTTAAATATGGTCTATGTTGTAAAGACTTTTTGGTTATTCCTTTTGGTCTTTTAGATTTTCATTCAGGGTCGGCGACCACTTGGTGTCTGCATATTAGTACGAAATATCTCTACTACATATTAAAGAAACTAGTTAGGTCTGGACTTCCCACCAGAGCCTAAAGGGATATTCGTTTCATCAGTTATTGTGACTATTCCCATATATTACTTGGACTTGGATAGTTCGCTGAACCTGTAAGGATATCGAACATAGGGGGACCAATTTATAGAAAGTTTAAGTGTATTTTGCAGAACTCATTAGAGGTAGTGATACTTGTGTCCATGGTCCTGCCTATTTGACACAAGTGCACAAAGAATCCTGGTGACATTGTTGGCCCTGCACCATCACCCAAATGCTTTGTAATGGAATCTCCATACACACTGCTGCCACCAGATAAGCACTATTTTTCTGAATGATAAATGTCAGATATCTTTGACAAGAATGTAGCTGTGGAAGAAAGATGGAGCAGTGGAGGTGAGATTCATGGGGAAAATAGAGTAGATATGAGAGTCAGATGAGACAAAGGGCAAATTTTACTGTTAAGAGATTTTCTAAACTCTGTAGTTGGCTGTAAATGAGAATACAATGGCTTAGGTAAAAGAGAAGATAAGAATCTTAAATGTGGAAATTATTGAACAGAGACGTGTTATTAAGTACATCATAAAAGAATTACAACCAAAACCaatgttatcaaaggcgaaaagcgcaaaaaagcccTAAGGtccgttggggctttaagcgcaaagcgcaaataaagcgaGGGCTTTAATAAAAAAAGGTGCAACTGgaggaaaaagtaaaaatatatatatgtagtcCAAGAccaataattataagcatgaataacaaatatatggacaaaaaaattgaagaaaaaataacgataaagtgaaatatcaattgttcaGTATTGCATTTTTAGGATTACACTCATTGGCTAGGAAAGTATGCCTTGGAGCCTTGATGCAACACTGAAGCGCCCGCAAAGCGAGACGAAGTGCTCAatatgttttgagcctcgctttagggcttaagcgcgccttaGACAACACTGACCAAAACAACTCCCGCTAGATAGCCgcccctttctttctttttacagCCTCGTGGACGGACAAAAGAAGGGAAGAATGAAAGGGGTGATCTCGTAGTTCTTGGTCTGTGAAGACGCGTTGTTAGGTACTCCAATTTATTTTCCCTTTTGATTTACCTTTGTTGTCTCTTGGTTAAGTTCGGTATTCCTGTTCTTGACTAAGCAGTTCAAATATCTTATGGGATGGTTTAAACAATCACCAACTCATTTGTAAATTGTTTGATGAGAGAAAGATTTACTCAGAACTTGGTCAGTGGTAAGTGCCGCTTCTTTGTTCTGCTCCTGGCTAGCACTGTTTCGCTTGTATGTCGCACCTGGTTTCTTCATACTTTCCTCTTTTCTCCTTCTGCTCGAGGATTCCATTCAACAAGGTACAATTGATTTGTTGTGGTGTATGCAAGAGGCTGTTCCTCCTAGCAACCTTTGGTAGATGAGCAAGCAGTTTGAGTCGGCTGGTAGTTCTCCGATATTGTTATAGCCGTCTTCATATTGTTTGAAGAAGTGTGATTCTGTACACACAGTGAAAAAAGGTAACGGAAGACAAAAAGAAGGGGGGAGGGGGCTAATCCAAGCTTGAGAAGGTTTCCTTTAACTTGCCCTTTATACATTCAGTTGACTGTGTTAAGCTGTATGCTTCAAGCTAGACTAAAGAACGTTGAAGCTCTAGTGACCACCAGTAAGAACTCCTGACCTGAAAATGTGTATATATGAATATGGTGCCGTGTAGCTACTAGATAGGAAGCTCATGGACGAAGGTTTCAGCTGTTTACCACTCACCGGAAACTTCTTTGATAGTGTTTCTTTTTTTTCTGTTGGTTTTGCCGTCAGTAAAAATTATTAGATTTCACTATCTTAGATAATAATCACTTGCACTGTTAGAGAAGCTTTTGGATGAATATATTGTTCAGATCTTTATTTGCCATGTGGGGGGCTTCTTCTTGTGTAGAGATCAATATACTCATTTTATTGAATGTTTTCAGGAAAAAGCTAGGATTTTTTGCTGGAACAATAAATTCTCCTGTACGTGAAAAGCTTCTAGAGTGGtggggaaatgattctgacatcTTTGTGCACTTTGGTCGCCTTGAAAGATCTTATACCGAAGAACTACTTGATAGCAAATTCTGCCTTCATGTCAAAGGCTATGAAGTGAACACCGCTCGCGTTGCTGATGCCTTGTTCTATGGCTGTGTACCTGTGATCATTGCGAACCATTATGATCTTCCATTTGCAGACATATTAGATTGGAAGCATTTTTCAGTCATCGTTGCCACGTTAGACATCCCTTTATTGAAGAAAATCCTTCAAGGCATAACTCAGCAGGAGTACTTGATGTTGCATAGCAATGTTCTGAAGGGGAGAAAACACTTCCAGTGGCATATGTCCCCTGTAGATTTTGATGCCTTTTATATGGTTATGTATGAGTTGTGGCTAAGGAGTTCTTTAAGGCTTCAATGAACATTTTACCAGATCACACCTTGAATTTTGTATATTAATCCCATTTTTCACAGGGTCACAAGGAACCCTTCTTTGACACGGTACCAGTGATCAGGTGAAAAGTTGGAAATACCAATTGATAAAAGATATTCAATTTGTTGGAACAGCACTGAATAATAGTGCTATTAGAGGTAATCAAAGAACAAAATAATACATGAATAGAGTACAAAAATTCCTAACAAAAGAAACCTAGAGAAATGCCCAAAAGGTATAGGAATTGCAAGGAATAAAGTTTGCAGATGTCATGACCCAAGTTTGctctccgtgaactgtcgtgacaccacttagtctctacgactagataagcctaacaattgtggaaaaagaaaataaaatgcggaaaactaataaaaactgaAGATAAACGAATATAGAAGCGTTTAAGATGCCGTTCGgcatatactaatacaagatctcaaaaactgaacaacttcccaaaacccggaatctcataaaatcacatgctaaggatactacatagtgctctaactccagaatgtctaaattaAAGTAAATACGGAAGGgctgtaactacaagagagaatggagagagactcctgttgatacccaatttttccctatgtatttttatatacaaaatgctttcaaaataacatatatatacatacataagcatacccaagtgttttagtatttttccaatcttttgaagagtttttaaatcaatttactatccattttagcagtacaaaatccataattattcccaaaatcatcaattttggtgaataatttatttttattcccatatttatatcaaaatatagttaagataatttttgcatattttttacaaatttatttggtattttttaaactaaattgcatataattgcaattatagcctgtTCTACGATTGATAGCATTTTGCAACTATAAAATCATTTCCAGTTTTTGtagattaatatttatatattattaactatgttcagtgcttttaatttgttttaaaatcattttaactatttttataagATGAAagaggggaaaattggctatttaacacaTAGCCATTTCTATTTCCATTTTAACCTCAATTTAATCCCCAATTCCACCCAATTTAAAACGACCCAATTCCAATTTTAACCCGACCCCTTCACCCGTTTTCAGACCCGCCCAACCTCCTCTTTAattctggccgttgatcattttgatcaacggtcgtGATtcgttctttcctt is drawn from Nicotiana tabacum cultivar K326 chromosome 22, ASM71507v2, whole genome shotgun sequence and contains these coding sequences:
- the LOC107804477 gene encoding putative glycosyltransferase At5g03795 isoform X1, with amino-acid sequence MASTPLSIMLKILTHRRDSNSPQSFFFFIPTALALVTSLLILFYISFISKFFTHSHQTHLTFTRSSDFSSFNSTSHKPVNISFLGSMQSFGTGGIGNVQSQRHMELNGKYVNDNAVFHDRDTFMNDYKEMNKSLKIYVYPHQKADPFSNVLLAVDFEPGGNYASESYFKKVLVTSHFTTKDPSSADLFFLPFSIARLRHDPRVGIDGIKDFIKSYIFNISHKYPYWNYSNGADHFYVACHSIGRFAMEKAIDVKINAIQVVCSSSYFVSAYIPHKDASLPQIWPRLGSEPNLAPYKRKKLGFFAGTINSPVREKLLEWWGNDSDIFVHFGRLERSYTEELLDSKFCLHVKGYEVNTARVADALFYGCVPVIIANHYDLPFADILDWKHFSVIVATLDIPLLKKILQGITQQEYLMLHSNVLKGRKHFQWHMSPVDFDAFYMVMYELWLRSSLRLQ
- the LOC107804477 gene encoding putative glycosyltransferase At5g03795 isoform X2, producing the protein MGVIALITVLSELCPLFSGSRNSWLLFSGKYVNDNAVFHDRDTFMNDYKEMNKSLKIYVYPHQKADPFSNVLLAVDFEPGGNYASESYFKKVLVTSHFTTKDPSSADLFFLPFSIARLRHDPRVGIDGIKDFIKSYIFNISHKYPYWNYSNGADHFYVACHSIGRFAMEKAIDVKINAIQVVCSSSYFVSAYIPHKDASLPQIWPRLGSEPNLAPYKRKKLGFFAGTINSPVREKLLEWWGNDSDIFVHFGRLERSYTEELLDSKFCLHVKGYEVNTARVADALFYGCVPVIIANHYDLPFADILDWKHFSVIVATLDIPLLKKILQGITQQEYLMLHSNVLKGRKHFQWHMSPVDFDAFYMVMYELWLRSSLRLQ